A genomic window from Fibrobacter sp. UWEL includes:
- the urtC gene encoding urea ABC transporter permease subunit UrtC: protein MKALKLFERHGSNITFGIIVFILAMMPVLLMLGVVSGGSTILFLGKCISFAIVAIGIDLIWGYTGILSLGHGLYFALGGYAMAMYLKMQATGGHLTDFMHIGGLTELPLIWTPFAMSPGSILLVVVAPALVAWVVGYFIFKNRVKGVYFSIISQALTWAACSLFIAMSPYTNGNVGITEIKSIFGSIKGSANQGNMFLLFYVSLIALVAIYALSKFLVERKFGKVLIAIRDGENRTYFSGYPVSRYKTFIYVLSAAFAGIAGAIFVNFNGCITPSQMTITYSIGMVIWVAIGGRGTIIGAVIGAFFINICEYNLSSGSTVEIWQYIIGILFCVTILFFKGGIVGLVRDKVPALFKKA, encoded by the coding sequence ATGAAGGCTTTAAAACTATTCGAAAGACACGGATCCAACATTACCTTTGGAATTATCGTTTTTATTCTGGCCATGATGCCTGTGCTTCTAATGCTAGGCGTGGTCAGCGGCGGTTCCACCATTCTGTTCCTAGGCAAGTGCATTAGCTTTGCCATCGTAGCCATCGGCATCGACTTGATCTGGGGTTACACCGGAATTTTGAGCCTGGGTCACGGCCTGTATTTCGCCTTGGGCGGTTACGCCATGGCCATGTACTTGAAGATGCAGGCTACGGGAGGACACCTGACTGACTTTATGCATATTGGTGGCCTTACGGAGCTGCCTTTGATATGGACTCCTTTCGCCATGTCTCCCGGTAGCATCCTCCTGGTGGTTGTGGCACCTGCTCTTGTAGCATGGGTAGTTGGCTACTTCATCTTCAAGAATCGCGTGAAGGGCGTCTACTTTTCCATCATTTCCCAGGCACTTACCTGGGCCGCATGCTCCCTGTTTATCGCCATGTCTCCCTACACTAACGGTAACGTAGGCATTACGGAAATCAAGTCCATCTTCGGAAGCATCAAGGGTAGTGCCAATCAGGGCAATATGTTCCTGCTGTTCTACGTATCCCTCATTGCGCTGGTGGCGATTTATGCATTGTCCAAATTCCTGGTGGAACGTAAGTTCGGTAAGGTCCTGATTGCAATCCGCGATGGCGAAAACAGAACATACTTCTCCGGCTATCCTGTAAGCCGCTACAAGACTTTCATCTATGTTCTTTCCGCAGCATTCGCAGGCATTGCAGGCGCCATTTTCGTGAACTTCAACGGATGTATCACTCCTTCCCAGATGACCATCACCTACTCCATCGGCATGGTGATCTGGGTGGCCATCGGTGGCCGCGGCACTATTATCGGCGCTGTGATTGGAGCGTTCTTCATTAACATCTGTGAATACAACTTGAGTTCCGGAAGTACCGTAGAAATCTGGCAGTACATTATCGGCATTCTGTTCTGCGTCACCATTCTGTTCTTTAAGGGCGGCATCGTGGGCCTTGTCCGCGACAAAGTTCCCGCACTGTTTAAAAAGGCTTAA
- a CDS encoding 6-carboxyhexanoate--CoA ligase → MDYYSLKMRASQDVEETGADGNRNIHEQHISGAERIVSRDAVEYVCQAMVRRAMTHSKGDPDKINIKIEKVAEKDIQILDALPVTRVDVDTWQEGLDKAFELVNQSVVKASGESDCHPREGENLAILKNFREKLPELLRATYPMRGAMLYDIRTGNRLEPNPERGVRATYMDALQTNTVDDREPCGKASTNKNHFNEAIVLATKVANAPGMVAELCISDDPDYVTGYVASKELGYVRIMKLKEMGNPDGGRVFLFDSSKASAEECIDFLQKKKVLVRCK, encoded by the coding sequence ATGGATTACTACAGTTTGAAAATGCGCGCTTCCCAGGATGTGGAAGAAACTGGCGCAGACGGCAACCGCAACATTCACGAGCAGCATATTTCCGGTGCAGAGCGCATCGTTTCTCGCGATGCTGTAGAATACGTTTGTCAGGCCATGGTGCGCCGCGCCATGACGCACTCCAAAGGCGATCCGGATAAAATCAACATCAAGATTGAAAAGGTGGCAGAAAAGGACATTCAGATTCTGGACGCACTGCCCGTAACCCGGGTGGATGTAGACACCTGGCAGGAAGGTCTTGACAAGGCTTTTGAACTTGTGAACCAGTCCGTGGTAAAGGCTTCAGGAGAGTCCGATTGTCATCCTCGCGAAGGCGAGAATCTAGCAATTCTTAAAAACTTTAGAGAAAAGCTCCCCGAACTTCTCCGCGCCACCTACCCCATGCGCGGCGCCATGCTTTACGACATCCGCACCGGCAACCGACTGGAACCCAACCCGGAACGCGGTGTTCGCGCCACCTATATGGATGCGCTGCAGACCAACACTGTTGATGATCGGGAGCCCTGCGGCAAAGCATCCACCAACAAGAACCACTTCAACGAAGCCATCGTTCTGGCAACAAAAGTGGCAAACGCTCCCGGCATGGTCGCAGAACTTTGCATCAGCGACGATCCGGATTACGTCACCGGCTACGTTGCCAGCAAGGAACTGGGCTACGTACGAATCATGAAGCTGAAGGAAATGGGCAACCCCGACGGTGGCCGAGTTTTCCTCTTTGATTCCAGCAAGGCCTCTGCCGAAGAATGCATCGACTTCCTGCAGAAAAAGAAAGTACTGGTCCGCTGCAAGTAA
- the urtA gene encoding urea ABC transporter substrate-binding protein, which translates to MNIARKFLSTLATGALVLGAFGLVGCNEEKAAETATVKVGLLHSLTGPMAISEKSVRDAEVLAIEQINKAGGVLGKQIVFVEEDGASEPSTFATKAEKLIDIEKVATVFGCWTSSSRKAVKPIFEEYKSLLWYPVQYEGMEMSPNIVYTGAAPNQQIVPAIEYLISKGYKKLFLLGSDYVFPRTANMIINAQAKAAGISVVGEEYADMDQTDFAAIIAKIEAAKPDVIVNTLNGTGNVSFFKQMSEKNYSSKEYMTMSFSIAEEEVATIGPAILKGHLVSWNYYQTTETPENSAFVAAYKEKFGATRVTSDPAEAAYDAVYLWAEAVKVAKSFEVEAVLTAIKSGAISYKAPEGVVAIDGKTQHLSKPVRVGEVSEDGLIKEVYATAGPVAPDPYLTTYDWAVKAGLQPLN; encoded by the coding sequence ATGAATATCGCTCGTAAGTTTTTATCTACCCTAGCAACAGGCGCTCTAGTCCTGGGCGCATTCGGCCTCGTAGGCTGTAACGAAGAAAAGGCCGCAGAAACCGCAACTGTGAAGGTGGGCTTGCTCCACTCCCTCACCGGCCCTATGGCTATTAGTGAAAAGTCCGTCCGCGACGCAGAAGTTTTGGCTATTGAACAGATCAATAAGGCCGGCGGCGTGTTGGGTAAGCAGATTGTCTTCGTGGAAGAAGATGGCGCTTCTGAACCGTCTACTTTCGCAACCAAGGCTGAAAAGCTGATTGACATCGAAAAGGTTGCTACCGTATTCGGCTGCTGGACTTCTTCCTCCCGTAAGGCTGTAAAGCCCATCTTCGAAGAATATAAGTCTCTGCTCTGGTACCCGGTGCAGTACGAAGGTATGGAAATGTCTCCGAACATTGTCTACACCGGTGCAGCTCCTAACCAGCAGATCGTTCCGGCTATCGAATACCTGATTTCCAAGGGCTACAAGAAGCTGTTCCTTTTGGGTTCCGACTACGTGTTCCCCCGCACCGCCAACATGATCATCAATGCACAGGCTAAGGCCGCTGGCATTTCTGTGGTGGGTGAAGAATACGCCGATATGGACCAGACCGATTTCGCAGCTATCATCGCAAAGATCGAAGCCGCAAAGCCGGATGTTATCGTGAACACCTTGAACGGCACCGGCAACGTTTCCTTCTTCAAGCAGATGTCCGAAAAGAACTACTCCAGCAAGGAATACATGACCATGTCCTTCTCCATTGCTGAAGAAGAAGTTGCTACCATCGGCCCCGCAATCCTGAAAGGTCATCTGGTTTCCTGGAACTACTACCAGACTACCGAAACTCCTGAAAACAGCGCATTCGTTGCTGCCTATAAGGAAAAGTTTGGCGCAACTCGCGTGACCTCCGACCCGGCAGAAGCAGCATATGACGCAGTCTACCTGTGGGCAGAAGCTGTGAAGGTTGCAAAGAGCTTTGAAGTGGAAGCCGTTCTTACCGCAATCAAGTCTGGCGCCATTTCCTACAAGGCTCCGGAAGGTGTTGTGGCTATCGATGGCAAGACCCAGCACCTCTCCAAGCCGGTACGCGTAGGCGAAGTTTCCGAAGATGGTCTCATCAAGGAAGTCTACGCAACCGCTGGCCCCGTGGCTCCGGATCCGTACCTGACCACTTACGATTGGGCTGTAAAGGCAGGCCTCCAGCCGCTGAACTAG
- the urtD gene encoding urea ABC transporter ATP-binding protein UrtD: MHHEIVSKEELLANNPAPIEVRQLSESVLDINHVSVCFDGFYALTDVNTKVKRNTIHFFIGPNGAGKTTLLDIICAKTKPTQGNVVYHPMYKEPVTLTGMKEYKIVWLGIGRKFQVPSVFVNLTVEENMILSLKKGKRIVDTILRKPKKDELDHIEETLQKVGLADKREWRAGALAHGEKQWLEIAMQLVQKPEVIMLDEPAAGMGKPETFKTGEILKEIKKECSVIVIEHDMDFVKQIADRVTVLHEGKILMEGSVTEVLADPTVQKVYLGRGGE; the protein is encoded by the coding sequence ATGCATCACGAAATTGTATCAAAAGAAGAACTTCTTGCTAATAACCCGGCCCCTATTGAAGTTAGACAGCTTTCAGAATCCGTATTGGACATCAATCACGTTTCTGTCTGCTTTGACGGTTTTTACGCACTGACCGATGTGAATACAAAGGTCAAGAGAAATACCATTCATTTCTTTATTGGTCCTAACGGTGCAGGCAAAACCACTTTGCTGGACATCATCTGCGCCAAGACGAAACCCACTCAGGGTAATGTAGTTTATCATCCCATGTACAAGGAGCCTGTAACTTTGACGGGGATGAAGGAATACAAGATTGTGTGGCTTGGAATTGGAAGAAAGTTCCAGGTGCCTTCTGTATTTGTGAACTTGACCGTAGAAGAAAACATGATTCTTTCCCTGAAGAAGGGCAAGAGAATCGTGGATACCATTCTACGCAAGCCCAAGAAGGACGAGCTGGATCATATTGAAGAAACCTTACAGAAGGTGGGTCTTGCTGACAAGCGTGAATGGCGTGCCGGTGCATTGGCTCATGGCGAAAAGCAATGGCTGGAAATTGCCATGCAGTTGGTGCAAAAGCCGGAAGTCATTATGCTGGACGAACCCGCCGCAGGTATGGGCAAGCCGGAAACATTCAAGACCGGCGAAATCCTGAAGGAAATCAAGAAGGAATGTTCCGTCATCGTCATTGAACACGATATGGATTTCGTCAAGCAGATTGCAGACCGCGTAACCGTCCTTCACGAAGGAAAAATTCTGATGGAAGGTTCCGTGACGGAAGTTCTTGCAGATCCGACGGTACAGAAGGTTTACCTGGGACGCGGCGGCGAATAG
- the urtB gene encoding urea ABC transporter permease subunit UrtB, giving the protein MEQIINILFNGLSLSSIILLTSLGLAITFGVMRVINMAHGEFVMIGAYMTFVVQQLFVKFLPESIGGLYYFVAIAAAFGVAFGLGSLLEKFVISRLYGREIDSLLATWGISLILQQGARSIFGSQGVNVTAPAFLSGGITLGECTFSYNRIFIILLVALCMGAVWLVMYKSNFGRQMRAVMQNRPMAQCMGINSRKVDNITFAMGSGFAGIAGCSVALLGSIDSTVGQSYIVNSFMAVVLGGVGNLAGTVIGSSIIGISSIFTENYTSSTIAKAVVLLIVIVFLQKRPQGLFVIKSRNLD; this is encoded by the coding sequence TTGGAACAAATCATCAACATTCTTTTTAACGGTTTGAGCCTCAGCTCCATTATCTTGCTGACGTCTTTAGGCCTTGCCATTACTTTTGGCGTAATGCGCGTGATCAACATGGCTCACGGCGAATTCGTCATGATTGGCGCATACATGACGTTTGTGGTTCAACAACTTTTTGTAAAGTTCCTGCCGGAATCCATCGGCGGGCTTTATTACTTCGTAGCTATTGCAGCTGCATTTGGCGTTGCATTCGGGCTGGGAAGCCTTCTTGAAAAATTCGTGATTTCCAGACTGTACGGTCGTGAAATCGATAGCCTTCTAGCCACCTGGGGCATTAGCCTGATTTTACAACAGGGTGCACGTTCCATCTTTGGTTCCCAGGGCGTTAACGTTACCGCACCCGCTTTTTTGAGCGGTGGCATCACTCTCGGAGAATGCACGTTCTCCTATAACAGAATTTTCATCATCCTGCTGGTGGCCCTCTGTATGGGAGCTGTTTGGCTTGTGATGTACAAGTCTAATTTCGGTCGCCAGATGCGCGCCGTCATGCAGAACCGCCCTATGGCGCAGTGCATGGGCATTAACTCCCGCAAGGTGGACAACATCACCTTCGCCATGGGTTCCGGATTCGCAGGCATCGCAGGCTGTTCCGTTGCCCTGCTGGGTTCCATTGACTCTACCGTTGGTCAGAGCTATATCGTGAACTCCTTTATGGCCGTAGTATTAGGCGGCGTAGGAAACTTGGCAGGTACCGTCATCGGTTCCAGCATCATTGGCATCAGTTCCATCTTTACGGAAAACTATACGTCCTCTACCATCGCCAAGGCTGTAGTTCTCCTCATCGTCATCGTATTCTTGCAGAAAAGACCTCAAGGCCTATTCGTTATCAAGAGCAGAAATTTGGATTAA
- a CDS encoding acetolactate synthase large subunit: MNTAEVLIKSLESEGVKYIFGIPGEETLELMEAIKHSSIRFITVRHEQGAAFMADVYGRLTGKAGVCLSTLGPGATNLVTGVADANSDGAPLIAITGQVGTERMHLTSHQYLDLVNMFTPITKRSKQVVRPDTVNEIVRIVFKYAEMEKPGACHIDLPCNIAAMEVSCEVAQTPLKHHRENIVYASDEAIKAAAKAIASAKRPVILAGHSAVRNNASKALTEFASSAKIPVVSTMMAKGVIPCDNRYSMWCIGIPQKDYQNYIMDEADLVIAVGYDVVEYAPVKWNSKGDKRIIHIDETPNHVNKYYQPEEEVIGNISASLDVLRNLCPSTKDPEWALYIREKMAADHARYDLDKSFPPKPQKVLHDVRLVMGEDDILLSDVGAHKMWIARQYHCYHPNTCIISNGFATMGIAVPGAIAAKLLNPEKKVLAVTGDGGFMMNSQELETAYREHIPFVTLVFTDGNYGLIKWKQEERYGESYAIEFTNPDFVKYAESMHLKGYRIERTEDLIPTLREAFEQDVPSIIECPVDYSANMELSEYLKNLKV; the protein is encoded by the coding sequence ATGAACACAGCCGAAGTTTTAATCAAGTCCCTGGAAAGTGAGGGCGTCAAGTATATTTTTGGTATTCCGGGTGAAGAAACCTTGGAATTGATGGAAGCGATCAAGCATTCCTCCATTCGTTTTATTACGGTCCGTCACGAACAGGGTGCGGCCTTTATGGCCGACGTCTATGGCCGCCTTACGGGAAAGGCTGGCGTCTGTCTTTCTACCCTTGGGCCGGGTGCCACCAACTTGGTGACCGGTGTGGCTGATGCCAATTCCGATGGTGCTCCGCTGATTGCTATTACAGGCCAGGTGGGTACGGAACGTATGCATTTGACGAGCCACCAGTATTTGGATCTGGTGAACATGTTTACGCCTATTACCAAGCGCAGTAAGCAGGTGGTTCGCCCCGACACGGTGAATGAAATTGTTCGCATTGTATTTAAGTATGCCGAGATGGAAAAGCCGGGTGCTTGCCATATCGATTTGCCCTGCAATATTGCCGCCATGGAAGTTTCCTGCGAAGTGGCTCAGACCCCGCTGAAGCATCACCGCGAGAATATTGTGTACGCTAGCGACGAGGCTATCAAGGCTGCGGCTAAGGCTATTGCCAGCGCCAAGCGCCCTGTGATTTTGGCAGGTCACTCTGCAGTTCGGAATAATGCTTCAAAGGCTTTGACTGAATTTGCTTCTTCCGCAAAGATTCCCGTGGTCAGTACCATGATGGCCAAGGGCGTGATTCCTTGCGATAATCGCTATTCCATGTGGTGTATCGGTATTCCCCAGAAGGATTATCAGAACTACATTATGGACGAGGCTGATCTTGTGATTGCCGTGGGCTACGACGTTGTGGAATATGCTCCGGTCAAGTGGAATTCCAAGGGCGACAAGAGAATTATTCACATCGACGAAACTCCCAACCATGTGAATAAATACTACCAGCCCGAAGAAGAAGTCATTGGAAATATTTCTGCGTCCCTGGATGTGCTTCGCAATCTTTGCCCCAGCACTAAGGATCCGGAATGGGCTCTGTACATTCGCGAGAAGATGGCGGCGGATCATGCCCGCTACGATCTGGATAAGAGTTTCCCGCCCAAGCCTCAGAAGGTTTTGCACGATGTTCGCCTGGTCATGGGCGAAGACGATATCTTGCTTTCGGACGTGGGCGCTCACAAGATGTGGATTGCTCGACAGTACCATTGCTACCATCCCAACACTTGCATTATCTCCAACGGTTTTGCAACCATGGGCATCGCCGTGCCGGGCGCAATTGCAGCAAAGCTTTTGAATCCCGAAAAGAAGGTGCTGGCAGTTACAGGCGATGGCGGCTTCATGATGAACAGCCAGGAACTGGAAACGGCTTACCGCGAACACATTCCTTTTGTGACACTGGTGTTTACCGATGGTAACTACGGTCTCATCAAGTGGAAACAGGAAGAACGTTACGGTGAAAGCTACGCCATTGAATTTACCAATCCGGATTTCGTGAAGTACGCCGAATCCATGCACCTGAAGGGCTACCGCATCGAACGTACTGAGGATCTCATCCCCACGCTCCGCGAGGCCTTCGAGCAGGACGTGCCCAGTATTATCGAATGCCCGGTGGACTATTCCGCCAACATGGAACTGTCCGAATACTTAAAGAACTTAAAAGTGTAA
- a CDS encoding ATP-binding protein has translation MSQKSKRELSFVQKVERSISTTYRERLWTPFISAIKKYKLIEEGDKIAVCISGGKDSMLLAKLMQMLLRHTDFQFEVKYLVMDPGYNKINREKIESNAALLEIPITVFETNIFDVTEKVVKSPCYVCAKMRRGHLYHFAKDMGCNKIALGHHMSDVIETTVMAMFYGAQLQGMMPKLHSQNFEGMELIRPLYCINEQDIINWTKYNDLEFIQCACRQTSRSEITAEENCEVNVSKRKETKELIKRLKRINPNIEKNIFNSVHAVCIETFPGYKAGGEQHSFLEDYNEDSSHEES, from the coding sequence ATGAGTCAGAAATCAAAAAGAGAATTGTCTTTTGTGCAGAAGGTGGAACGAAGTATTTCCACCACCTATAGGGAACGCCTATGGACGCCCTTTATTTCTGCAATTAAAAAATACAAGCTCATTGAAGAAGGTGACAAAATCGCAGTCTGTATTTCTGGTGGCAAGGATTCCATGCTGCTGGCCAAATTGATGCAGATGCTTTTGCGCCATACTGACTTTCAGTTTGAAGTAAAATACTTGGTTATGGATCCGGGCTACAACAAGATCAATCGCGAAAAGATTGAAAGTAATGCCGCCCTGCTGGAAATTCCCATTACGGTTTTCGAGACCAACATTTTTGACGTTACGGAAAAAGTGGTGAAGTCTCCCTGTTACGTTTGCGCCAAGATGCGCCGCGGCCATCTGTACCATTTTGCAAAGGACATGGGCTGCAACAAGATTGCGCTAGGCCATCATATGTCCGACGTGATTGAAACTACGGTGATGGCCATGTTCTACGGAGCCCAATTGCAGGGTATGATGCCCAAGCTCCACAGCCAGAATTTTGAAGGCATGGAACTGATTCGTCCGCTGTACTGCATTAACGAACAGGACATTATCAACTGGACCAAGTATAACGATTTGGAATTTATCCAGTGCGCCTGCCGCCAGACTTCCCGAAGCGAAATTACCGCCGAGGAAAATTGCGAAGTGAACGTAAGCAAGCGCAAGGAAACTAAGGAATTGATCAAGCGATTGAAGCGAATCAATCCCAATATTGAGAAGAACATTTTCAATAGCGTTCACGCCGTATGCATCGAGACATTCCCGGGCTACAAAGCTGGCGGCGAACAGCACAGTTTCCTGGAAGATTATAATGAGGATTCATCCCATGAAGAATCTTGA
- a CDS encoding glycoside hydrolase family 5 protein, with product MKMFGKAITALCVAALASAAFATIQPKRVGPVSQYGALQAGKNAAGEGRIYGSVDGVTEGKEVQVKGMSLTWSMYWPYGSSFYGNTFIDTLVGGWNVELIRSAMGVVPPWGHGGYMTRPEYFEAQMDTVVQAAIENDVYVLIDWHSEGGYFNCIHPGEKPAQTWMKFNDNKTCFSAADAAKFFGKMAERYGKYPHVIFEIYNEPVAETWADLKAYADTVIAAIRPHSNNLIVVGNPQWSSQAGEAVADPVNDPNVAYTYHFYADIHTTQEHIASSNKAMAAGLSVMVTEWGGIDQIFTKESHKTQLEEFLAWTTEKKLSYAKWDVEKPFLEDNDVDNYMKANILPQKTTYEKKLDWAATITDNLPNLVTYGEGTEIAGKWSTTSDIDDYGDPDGHKGNSTFDDNTADGVVKMDNMNLDTVGTGFDYAPYIRAEYSTKANLSKCKMIQYSYKGANHQFTLYYDWNASEEFFGEGAWDYPFVEMPYAPEWETVNIDLGWAMSNGWQPAIPTYPVLEQVTAFRFLVTNDFFDKSLWVKDLKCVTEVTGYTFAAIPEYNADDAIKPSFAKANFGVNVNGKNIAVSGIAAGTKYSLSNMLGQTLVKGSANGSVMLTAPRAGRYVLRVGNETRAITIK from the coding sequence CCTAAGCGCGTCGGCCCTGTAAGCCAGTATGGCGCCCTGCAGGCAGGAAAGAATGCCGCCGGCGAAGGCCGCATTTACGGCAGCGTTGATGGCGTGACCGAAGGCAAGGAAGTTCAGGTAAAGGGCATGAGCCTGACCTGGAGCATGTACTGGCCCTATGGCAGCTCTTTCTACGGCAACACCTTTATCGACACTCTCGTTGGTGGCTGGAATGTGGAACTGATCCGTTCCGCCATGGGCGTTGTTCCTCCTTGGGGACACGGCGGCTACATGACCCGTCCGGAATATTTCGAAGCCCAGATGGACACTGTGGTTCAGGCCGCTATTGAAAACGACGTTTACGTTCTGATTGACTGGCACTCTGAAGGTGGTTACTTCAACTGCATTCATCCGGGTGAAAAGCCTGCCCAGACCTGGATGAAGTTTAACGACAACAAGACCTGCTTTAGCGCCGCTGACGCCGCCAAGTTCTTTGGCAAGATGGCAGAACGTTACGGTAAGTACCCTCATGTGATTTTCGAAATCTATAACGAACCGGTGGCTGAAACTTGGGCAGACCTGAAGGCTTACGCAGATACGGTGATCGCCGCCATCCGTCCCCATTCCAACAACCTGATTGTGGTGGGTAACCCCCAGTGGTCTTCTCAGGCAGGCGAAGCTGTTGCAGATCCTGTGAATGATCCTAACGTAGCTTACACCTACCACTTCTACGCCGACATCCACACCACCCAGGAACATATTGCAAGTTCCAATAAGGCAATGGCTGCAGGCCTGAGCGTCATGGTTACCGAATGGGGAGGCATCGACCAGATTTTCACCAAGGAATCTCACAAGACCCAGCTGGAAGAATTCCTGGCATGGACTACCGAGAAGAAGCTCTCCTACGCCAAGTGGGACGTAGAAAAGCCTTTCCTGGAAGATAATGACGTTGATAACTACATGAAGGCAAACATTCTTCCCCAGAAGACCACCTACGAAAAGAAACTTGACTGGGCAGCCACCATCACCGACAATCTCCCCAACTTGGTGACCTACGGCGAAGGCACTGAAATTGCAGGCAAGTGGAGCACAACTAGCGACATCGATGACTACGGTGATCCCGATGGCCACAAGGGCAATTCCACCTTCGACGACAACACCGCTGATGGCGTGGTGAAGATGGACAACATGAATCTGGATACCGTCGGCACTGGTTTTGATTACGCGCCTTATATTCGTGCGGAATATTCTACCAAGGCTAATCTTTCCAAGTGCAAGATGATCCAGTACAGCTATAAGGGCGCTAACCACCAGTTTACTCTTTACTACGACTGGAACGCCAGCGAAGAATTCTTTGGCGAAGGCGCCTGGGATTATCCCTTCGTCGAAATGCCTTACGCACCGGAATGGGAAACCGTGAATATCGATCTTGGCTGGGCCATGAGCAACGGCTGGCAGCCCGCAATCCCCACCTACCCTGTTCTTGAACAGGTGACTGCATTCCGTTTCCTGGTGACCAACGACTTCTTTGACAAGTCCCTCTGGGTGAAGGACCTGAAGTGTGTTACCGAAGTGACCGGTTATACTTTTGCAGCCATTCCGGAATATAACGCCGATGACGCCATCAAGCCCTCCTTCGCCAAGGCAAACTTCGGCGTGAACGTAAACGGCAAGAACATCGCTGTTAGCGGAATCGCTGCAGGCACCAAGTATTCTCTCAGCAACATGCTGGGCCAGACTCTGGTGAAGGGCTCCGCCAATGGTAGCGTCATGCTGACTGCTCCCCGCGCAGGCCGCTACGTTCTCCGCGTGGGCAACGAAACCCGTGCCATCACCATCAAGTAA
- the bioA gene encoding adenosylmethionine--8-amino-7-oxononanoate transaminase gives MKNLDSLLAFDADHLWHPYAALRNTPARFLAKAAHGTTIETADGLNLIDAVSSWWCVAHGHNAPEITEAIRKQSEKMCHVMFGGFTHEPAIELGERLVKFLPKGLNKIFYADSGSISVECAAKMAVQYQFAKGHPEKCKLVALKGGYHGDTAGAMALSDPDGMHTLFRGIMPQHYFAERPNCRADGEWDDRDFESMERVVEEHEKEIAAIICEPVFQGGNGMWLYNAGYLKRLRKLCDEKGILLIFDEIAAGFYRTGPRWGMEHASLGDHGEYVLPDIMTIGKALTGGHMTMAACVASEMVADVITNSKISAFMHGPTYMANPLACAAAIASLDLFENRDYASRVAAIESRLRANLEPLRNLENAADVRVLGAIGCLELKAIPTSDDILRVIKETGVWLRPFCNYVYTMPPLITTDAEVDRICEAIKMIGQCEPGPVSDDEFHE, from the coding sequence ATGAAGAATCTTGATTCCCTTTTGGCTTTTGACGCTGATCATTTGTGGCACCCTTATGCCGCCCTGCGTAATACTCCCGCACGCTTTCTGGCAAAGGCCGCACACGGAACAACGATTGAAACCGCCGACGGTTTGAATTTGATTGACGCTGTTTCTAGCTGGTGGTGCGTGGCACACGGCCACAACGCCCCCGAGATTACAGAAGCCATCCGCAAGCAAAGCGAAAAGATGTGCCATGTGATGTTTGGTGGATTCACTCACGAGCCTGCCATTGAGCTGGGTGAACGCTTGGTGAAGTTCCTGCCCAAGGGTCTCAACAAGATTTTTTACGCCGACTCCGGAAGTATTTCTGTGGAATGTGCCGCCAAGATGGCTGTGCAGTACCAATTCGCCAAGGGACACCCTGAAAAGTGCAAACTGGTGGCATTGAAGGGCGGCTATCATGGTGACACCGCAGGCGCCATGGCATTAAGTGATCCTGACGGAATGCACACTTTGTTCCGAGGCATTATGCCTCAGCATTATTTTGCGGAACGCCCCAACTGTCGCGCAGATGGTGAATGGGACGACCGCGATTTTGAAAGCATGGAACGCGTGGTCGAAGAACACGAAAAGGAAATCGCAGCCATTATTTGCGAACCTGTTTTCCAGGGCGGAAACGGCATGTGGCTTTATAACGCAGGATACTTGAAGAGACTGCGCAAGCTCTGCGACGAAAAAGGCATTCTGCTGATCTTTGACGAAATCGCTGCAGGATTTTACCGCACCGGCCCGCGCTGGGGTATGGAACACGCGTCGTTGGGGGACCACGGCGAGTACGTGCTGCCAGACATTATGACTATCGGTAAAGCCCTGACGGGCGGACACATGACTATGGCAGCATGCGTCGCTTCCGAAATGGTTGCAGACGTTATTACCAACAGCAAGATTTCCGCCTTCATGCACGGCCCTACCTACATGGCAAACCCGCTGGCCTGTGCTGCGGCTATTGCTTCCTTGGATCTATTTGAAAACCGTGACTATGCATCCCGCGTGGCCGCAATTGAGTCTCGCCTCCGCGCAAATTTGGAACCGTTACGCAATCTTGAAAACGCCGCAGACGTTCGCGTACTGGGCGCCATCGGCTGCTTGGAACTGAAGGCCATTCCCACGTCCGACGACATTCTGCGAGTGATCAAGGAAACCGGTGTGTGGCTCCGTCCTTTCTGTAATTACGTTTACACCATGCCGCCCCTCATCACCACCGACGCCGAGGTGGACCGCATTTGCGAAGCCATCAAGATGATTGGTCAATGTGAACCCGGCCCCGTCAGCGATGACGAATTCCACGAATAG